From a single Puniceibacterium sp. IMCC21224 genomic region:
- a CDS encoding enoyl-CoA hydratase/isomerase family protein produces MGRGKLGSFDRLERGLHRCGVGSDQGKLGEVHCRIDGSSPVAIMSRGSNNRVFKLKRCWRNEVETMSPIKLTIEDGIATVCINRPERKNALSVDATNGLTDAWKKIGADDTVRVAILTSTDCGVFSAGLDLKEASQIARDEGVDILTKMRDPFHETMRACKKPIIAAMTGSLMAGGMMLTLNCDLRVGLKGTKVGITEVKIGRGSPWAAPALSMLPQPILMEILLTGDLMPIERLHDYGFTNYLEDTPDAVRARALDLAKRIAGGAPLSVIAAKGGVRATMDLGCAGGLEEGKRLHEVVYASNDAIEGPRAFAEKRAPVWTGT; encoded by the coding sequence ATGGGACGGGGCAAACTGGGTTCCTTTGACCGACTGGAGCGCGGACTACATCGATGTGGTGTGGGAAGTGATCAAGGAAAGCTCGGCGAAGTTCACTGTCGAATAGATGGCAGCTCCCCCGTGGCGATCATGTCGCGGGGGAGCAACAACCGCGTGTTCAAGTTAAAACGATGCTGGAGAAACGAAGTGGAAACCATGAGCCCGATCAAGCTTACAATTGAAGACGGAATCGCGACCGTCTGTATCAATCGGCCCGAGCGCAAGAACGCGTTGTCTGTGGACGCAACGAACGGGCTGACAGATGCTTGGAAGAAAATCGGAGCGGATGACACCGTCCGCGTGGCGATACTTACCTCGACCGATTGCGGTGTCTTCAGTGCCGGGCTGGATTTGAAGGAAGCTTCGCAGATAGCGCGTGATGAAGGAGTCGATATTCTGACGAAAATGCGTGACCCGTTTCATGAAACCATGCGCGCCTGCAAGAAGCCGATCATCGCCGCGATGACTGGATCGCTGATGGCGGGGGGCATGATGCTGACCCTCAATTGCGACCTGCGCGTCGGCCTCAAGGGAACAAAGGTTGGTATTACAGAGGTGAAGATTGGCCGGGGGTCGCCTTGGGCGGCGCCGGCGCTGTCGATGCTGCCGCAACCCATTCTCATGGAAATCCTTCTGACCGGCGATCTGATGCCGATTGAGCGTCTGCATGATTACGGGTTCACCAATTATCTCGAGGATACGCCGGACGCGGTGCGCGCGCGGGCGTTGGATCTCGCCAAGCGGATTGCCGGGGGCGCGCCGCTTTCCGTGATCGCCGCCAAAGGCGGCGTTCGCGCCACCATGGATCTGGGCTGCGCAGGCGGTCTGGAAGAAGGTAAGCGCCTGCACGAGGTCGTTTACGCCAGCAATGACGCAATCGAGGGCCCCAGAGCATTCGCCGAAAAGCGCGCCCCGGTGTGGACCGGAACCTGA